The Zalophus californianus isolate mZalCal1 chromosome 8, mZalCal1.pri.v2, whole genome shotgun sequence genome has a segment encoding these proteins:
- the LOC113937777 gene encoding LOW QUALITY PROTEIN: disks large-associated protein 5-like (The sequence of the model RefSeq protein was modified relative to this genomic sequence to represent the inferred CDS: substituted 1 base at 1 genomic stop codon) has translation MSSSHFASRHRKDLSIDMIRTRIAHRKSLSQKENRHKEYERNRHFGLKDVNIPTLESRILLELDETSQKLVPEKAKKPRSTKTVLGDQRKQMLQKYKEEKQLQKLKEQREKAKQGVFKVGLYRPDMPCFLLSNQTTMKAEPKKAVPSSVRITRSKAKDQMEQTKMNNRSDVQAIRPGQRQTSERKVSDKEKKVVQPVMTTSVRMTRSATQTAKQIARTVSSTTTGKPDTRATNDNETERKPPNQGRPAKKIETKPDKVVSFKVDSEENTLDSQTSATNGMDPDGVLPKTENLPKTSTAKMKGKNSFAPQDFMFQPLDGLKTYQVTPMTPRSANAFLTPSYTWTPLKTEVDKTQEVTEEILAQKYKTYSAKTVYQDSDKLLQCPLGSLTVSNKEHVLNKDESTKISDGLTIKEVPLLEINEDQISQLHHDVPYFRNILQSETEKLTSHCLEWDRKLELDIPDDAKDLIRTAVGQTRLLMKERFKQFEGLVDNCEYKRGEKETTCTDLDGFWDMVSFQIEDVNQKFNNLTKLEESGWQNNNNISKKVVRKKVVSGAASKPKQNDGGRIAARNRLAAIKNAMRERMKQEETAEAATSVMPKEVDKIVFDAGFFRIESPVKSFSGVSISSERLSQRLRTPKSVSKAVSESRAEMGHLSQTLSSWNPDPQSTKSVHVDKETLLSTIPKNRNNIEDAQCPGLQDLIEVNYDANKINFEMDCLPNGRMNLPLLAGEVADDINTNKKEEIPDVVAGMELHSLVTAQDVLMSSPENIPSQNDILXEEKTKISQSVFDIKSLTTECHLPDSPGLNCSNTFTQVERRHQDHARHISFGGNLITFSPLRPLHDEQPEEF, from the exons ATGTCTTCATCACATTTTGCCAGTCGACACAGAAAGGATTTAAGTATCGACATGATTAGAACCAGAATTGCTCATAGAAAATCACtgtctcaaaaagaaaacaggcataaGGAATATGAACGAAATAGACATTTTGGTTTGAAAGATGTCAACATTCCAACCTTGGAAAGTAGAATTCTTCTTGAATTAGATGAGACATCTCAAAAGCTTGTTCCAGAAAAGGCCA AAAAGCCAAGGTCAACAAAAACTGTTCTAGGTGATCAACGAAAGCAAATGctccaaaaatacaaagaagaaaagcagcTTCAGAAAttgaaagagcagagagagaaagctaaACAAGGAGTATTTAAAGTGGGTCTTTATAGACCTGATATGCCTTGTTTTCTGTTATCAAACCAGACTACTATGAAAGCTGAGCCAAAAAAGGCTGTTCCATCTTCTGTACGGATTACAAGGTCAAAGGCCAAAGACCAAATGGAGCAGACTAAGATGAATAACAGGAGTGATGTTCAAGCAATCCGACCTGGTCAAAGACAAACTTCTGAAAGAAAAGTGTcggacaaagagaaaaaagttgtACAGCCTGTAATGACCACATCAGTGAGAATGACTCGATCAGCCACTCAAACAGCAAAGCAGATTGCCAGAACAGTCTCCTCTACTACAACAggaaagccagacacaagagCTACCAATgataatgaaacagaaagaaagccacCAAATCAAGGAAGACCTGccaaaaagatagaaacaaaaccTGACAAGGTTGTTTCTTTTAAAGTCGATAGTGAAGAAAATACTTTGGATTCACAAACTAGTGCAACAAATGGAATGGATCCAGATGGAGTCTTACCAAAAACAGAGAACTTACCTAAGACCAGTACTGcaaaaatgaaagggaagaatTCCTTCGCACCTCAGGATTTTATGTTTCAGCCCCTGGATGGTCTGAAGACCTATCAAGTAACACCTATGACTCCCAGAAGTGCCAATGCTTTCTTGACACCCAGTTATACCTGGACCCCTTTAAAAACAGAAGTTGATAAGACTCAAGAAGTGACAGAAGAAATTTTggctcaaaaatataaaacttactcTGCAAAGACAGTATATCAAGATTCAGATAAACTACTACAGTGTCCTTTGGGTTCTCTAACAGTTTCGAATAAAGAACATGTCTTAAATAAAGATGAGAGTACTAAAATTTCAGATGGCCTTACAATAAAAGAAGTCCCATTacttgaaataaatgaagatcAGATATCTCAGCTCCACCATGATGTGCcatatttcagaaatattcttCAGTCAGAAACTGAGAAATTAACTTCGCACTGCCTTGAGTGGGACAGGAAGCTTGAATTGGACATTCCAGATGATGCTAAAGATCTTATTCGTACAGCAGTTGGGCAAACAAGACTCCTTATGAAAGAAAGGTTCAAGCAGTTTGAAGGACTGGTGGACAATTGTGAATATAAACGAGGTGAAAAGGAGACTACCTGTACAGATCTGGATGGATTTTGGGATATGGTTAGTTTTCAGATAGAAGATGTAAACCAAAAATTCAACAATTTGACCAAACTTGAGGAATCTGGATGGcagaacaataataatataagCAAAAAAGTTGTTCGGAAGAAAGTGGTCTCAGGGGCAGCAAGTAAGCCCAAACAGAATGACGGTGGAAGAATTGCAGCTAGAAATCGCCTCGCGGCCATAAAAAATGCAatgagagagaggatgaagcAGGAAGAAACTGCGGAGGCAGCGACCTCTGTAATGCCAAAGGAAGTTGATAAAATAGTGTTTGATGCTGGATTTTTCAGAATCGAAAGTCCTGTTAAGTCCTTCTCAGGAGTTTCTATCTCTTCTGAACGTCTTTCTCAAAGACTTAGGACACCTAAGTCTGTCAGCAAAGCTGTGTCTGAGAGCAGGGCTGAGATGGGCCATCTAAGTCAAACTCTGTCATCATGGAATCCTGATCCTCAAAGTACCAAAAGTGTGCATGTTGATAAGGAGACTTTGCTTTCAACTATTCCTAAAAACAGGAACAACATAGAAGATGCTCAGTGTCCTGGATTACAAGATTTAATTGAAGTAAATTATGATGCAAACAAGATAAACTTTGAGATGGATTGTTTACCCAATGGAAGAATGAATTTGCCTCTACTTGCTGGTGAAGTGGCAGATGATATTAATactaataaaaaggaagaaattccaGATGTTGTGGCAGGAATGGAACTACATTCCTTAGTTACAGCACAGGATGTTTTGATGAGCAGCCCTGAAAATATACCATCACAAAATGACATCTTATAGGAAGAGAAGACTAAAATTTCTCAGTCAGTATTTGATATTAAAAGTCTCACTACTGAATGCCATCTTCCTGATTCGCCAGGCCTAAACTGCAGTAATACATTCACTCAGGTGGAGAGGAGACATCAAGATCATGCCAGACACATTTCCTTTGGTGGTAACTTGATTACCTTTTCACCTCTAAGGCCCCTCCATGATGAACAGCCAGaagaattttga